One Planctomycetaceae bacterium genomic window carries:
- a CDS encoding efflux RND transporter periplasmic adaptor subunit, giving the protein MSLVFVAVKAVDAADDALLPVTVSPVTVMLIEQREISFRDPGLLDSMNVTEGMNVTQGQTLAGLDASREEIAVETARVNLQAAELQLNNQLPVETARAWLAEVRAALQPLQAALLISQKGAESRTLIEMAETDRDTSQVELERAQRARARFESAVSASEILRLETLARKGLLSVDKANTDHDMAQLQPRVHEAEIEAQNSTIARHELLVQQELKNLDLLQLTVAARRTELQQAELALARRRMIAPMDGVVAEVIRKPGEWVEPGATVVRVIQLSRLRVEGNIDVSLVLQDLQDRVVTITFPDELQSLGEIRGRITHVSPEVQLLEQQLRVWAEFENTGLKIRPGMSGAMTIHAEKAESDVVPSQAENTAQRSGRQQK; this is encoded by the coding sequence GTGAGTCTGGTCTTCGTCGCGGTGAAGGCTGTCGATGCCGCGGACGATGCGCTGCTGCCCGTCACCGTTTCTCCGGTGACCGTCATGCTGATTGAACAGCGTGAGATTTCGTTTCGCGACCCCGGACTGCTGGATTCGATGAATGTCACGGAAGGCATGAACGTCACGCAGGGTCAGACACTGGCCGGACTGGATGCCAGCCGGGAAGAAATCGCCGTGGAGACGGCCAGAGTCAATCTGCAGGCAGCGGAACTGCAGCTCAACAACCAGCTTCCCGTGGAGACAGCTCGCGCGTGGCTGGCCGAAGTGCGTGCGGCTCTGCAACCGCTGCAGGCGGCCTTGCTGATTTCGCAGAAGGGCGCCGAAAGTCGAACGCTGATCGAAATGGCGGAAACCGATCGAGACACGTCGCAGGTGGAACTCGAACGCGCTCAGCGCGCGAGAGCCAGATTCGAAAGCGCAGTTTCCGCGTCGGAAATCCTCAGACTGGAGACGCTGGCCAGGAAAGGTCTGCTGAGCGTCGACAAAGCCAATACCGACCACGACATGGCTCAGTTGCAGCCTCGCGTCCACGAAGCGGAAATCGAAGCACAGAATTCCACGATCGCCCGCCATGAGCTGCTGGTGCAGCAGGAACTGAAGAATCTGGATCTGCTGCAACTGACGGTCGCCGCCCGCCGCACGGAACTGCAGCAGGCGGAACTGGCGCTTGCGCGCCGCCGCATGATCGCTCCCATGGACGGTGTCGTCGCCGAAGTCATTCGCAAGCCGGGCGAATGGGTCGAACCCGGCGCCACCGTCGTTCGTGTCATTCAGTTAAGCCGGCTTCGCGTGGAAGGGAACATCGACGTGTCGCTGGTTTTGCAGGATCTGCAGGATCGAGTTGTCACGATTACTTTTCCTGACGAACTGCAGTCGCTGGGCGAAATTCGCGGCCGAATCACACATGTCAGTCCCGAAGTGCAACTGCTGGAACAGCAACTTCGCGTCTGGGCGGAATTTGAAAACACGGGCCTGAAGATTCGGCCGGGGATGTCCGGTGCCATGACCATTCACGCGGAAAAAGCCGAGTCCGATGTTGTGCCTTCCCAGGCCGAAAACACGGCGCAGCGTTCGGGTCGTCAACAGAAATGA
- a CDS encoding protein kinase, whose protein sequence is MIDWFSDDDDEQQPAPGVGETLVPDLGDDASAEVPDAVAQSPAEPEPPAKTKPGKSSKPAPGTGTMLPPDAGALAGADGDASDESFDSGEAAIDDGTLDPITHGHVPDRFDDSVEKTPSGSRQKKTSEPHGTMLPDPAAPAESADEKQFVGGDTAKTFVPSATDDVDAVDEFADDDFAEMDTVVPGRPEASDAASAGTVMDDGAIDNETTIFNESMGNRIDEDMLDDDDDGDEAVAEHSSLKSLMGKSSRHGLDRSLRIRNRPVKGDEPFSQAPDADYEIIEKLAEGGMGIVYIARQTSLARQLAIKTLKPLTEAEKKQMAKSGRMSQMTRQRREMFLSEALVTANLVHPNIVPIHDLCQTDAGIPFYSMKQVEGKPWNKHITEMTEEENLEVLLKVADAVAYAHHNGVINRDLKPENIMLGEFGEVVVLDWGLAIPAPDSGQTKFATTSTSFGAGTPAYMSPELWAGPPEKIGKHSDIYLLGAILFEIVTGLPPHEFPAPPSGASKTTIIKIIDAVVRPNEIRDTNIESELLDIARRAMESEPEDRYQSVQEFQVAVRAYQQHEESRHLGDRADELVRKAETAKSKEYSDYQTATALYREALVGWDDNFYARKGLHEAQLKYSQLAYDRGDYDLGLQLVQDQAGKDFESLSAKLTKAKRRRGVLKNGRRSLLGFIRSPVRLRPWCSGNRRRNIELVGSVRRRGKIESAGEAQGAG, encoded by the coding sequence GTGATCGACTGGTTCTCCGATGACGACGACGAACAGCAGCCGGCTCCGGGTGTTGGTGAAACGCTGGTTCCGGATCTCGGCGACGATGCCTCTGCCGAGGTTCCCGACGCCGTCGCGCAGTCGCCGGCCGAACCGGAACCTCCGGCGAAGACAAAGCCTGGCAAATCATCCAAACCGGCGCCCGGAACCGGGACAATGCTGCCTCCGGACGCGGGAGCGCTGGCCGGCGCAGACGGGGACGCATCGGATGAAAGTTTCGATTCCGGTGAGGCCGCCATTGATGACGGAACGCTCGACCCGATCACTCACGGACACGTGCCCGATCGATTCGATGACAGCGTCGAAAAGACACCATCCGGTTCGCGTCAAAAGAAGACGTCCGAGCCTCACGGCACGATGCTCCCCGATCCGGCGGCTCCGGCTGAATCCGCGGACGAAAAACAATTTGTCGGCGGGGACACGGCAAAGACATTCGTTCCGTCGGCCACGGATGACGTGGATGCTGTCGATGAATTCGCGGACGATGATTTCGCCGAAATGGACACGGTTGTCCCCGGTCGTCCTGAAGCGTCCGATGCCGCGTCCGCCGGCACCGTGATGGATGACGGGGCCATCGACAACGAAACGACAATCTTCAACGAATCGATGGGCAATCGAATCGATGAAGACATGCTGGACGACGACGACGACGGTGACGAGGCGGTTGCCGAGCATTCCAGTCTGAAGTCGCTGATGGGTAAGTCGTCGCGGCACGGGCTCGACCGATCTCTGCGGATTCGCAACCGGCCGGTGAAGGGGGATGAACCGTTCTCGCAGGCTCCCGACGCCGACTACGAAATCATCGAAAAGCTGGCCGAAGGCGGTATGGGGATCGTCTACATCGCGCGGCAGACATCGCTCGCTCGACAACTGGCGATCAAGACTCTGAAACCGCTGACCGAAGCCGAAAAGAAGCAGATGGCAAAAAGCGGCCGCATGAGTCAGATGACTCGGCAGCGCCGCGAGATGTTTCTGTCGGAAGCTCTGGTGACCGCCAATCTGGTCCACCCGAACATCGTGCCGATCCACGACCTGTGTCAGACGGACGCGGGAATTCCGTTCTATTCCATGAAGCAGGTGGAAGGGAAACCGTGGAACAAGCACATCACGGAGATGACCGAAGAAGAGAACCTGGAAGTCCTGCTGAAGGTTGCTGATGCGGTCGCGTACGCTCACCACAACGGCGTCATCAACCGCGACCTGAAGCCCGAAAATATCATGCTGGGCGAATTCGGCGAAGTTGTCGTGCTGGACTGGGGTCTGGCGATTCCCGCTCCGGATTCCGGGCAGACGAAGTTCGCGACCACGTCCACTTCGTTCGGTGCCGGAACTCCGGCGTATATGTCGCCGGAACTGTGGGCCGGCCCGCCGGAAAAAATCGGCAAGCACAGCGATATCTATCTGCTGGGAGCCATCCTGTTTGAAATCGTCACCGGGCTGCCTCCGCATGAATTCCCGGCTCCGCCGAGCGGCGCTTCCAAGACCACCATCATCAAGATCATTGACGCCGTCGTCCGTCCCAACGAAATCCGCGATACGAATATCGAAAGCGAATTGCTGGACATCGCGCGGCGGGCCATGGAGTCGGAACCGGAAGACCGCTACCAAAGCGTTCAGGAGTTCCAGGTGGCCGTGCGAGCCTACCAGCAGCACGAAGAAAGTCGGCACCTGGGCGATCGCGCGGACGAGCTGGTCCGGAAAGCGGAAACCGCCAAGTCCAAAGAATACAGCGACTATCAGACGGCCACCGCTCTGTATCGCGAAGCTCTGGTCGGCTGGGACGACAACTTCTACGCTCGAAAGGGTCTGCACGAAGCTCAGTTGAAGTACAGCCAACTGGCGTACGATCGAGGCGACTACGACCTCGGGCTGCAGCTTGTCCAGGACCAGGCGGGCAAGGACTTCGAATCGCTGAGTGCAAAGCTGACAAAAGCCAAACGCCGCCGCGGGGTGCTCAAAAATGGACGACGATCCCTGCTGGGGTTCATCCGGTCACCGGTCCGATTGCGGCCGTGGTGTTCAGGCAACAGGCGACGAAACATCGAACTTGTCGGCAGTGTCAGAAGGCGAGGCAAGATCGAGTCTGCCGGCGAAGCTCAAGGCGCAGGCTGA
- a CDS encoding biotin/lipoyl-binding protein: MSRSLNEFEARLLEAERHIRENAPFAVVFRAAAAAMTEIAGVTGCAAWVSIGDGPVRLGVDGSCGEHTTAYPNAVAAFLTSECQTKSLPLRELDRKLNGVLLITPVRLTEDHLAALEVRTASDKPAEPLLREAAAAVTDCLAEAFRNVMLDDFRVRLKTSNALLSLCHRLYECQSRDAFAIAAATELRSLLNVDRVAVLRKHNGHWTIAAVSGVDTVDESSPICRAILQSAESILSSSDVDSWICARTAPTAKSSASSARDVSGESLRTLALSGTSQVRIVPLVSKGDTNPVSSATQAPACLVLELFGDTTPPDEPSVALVRHQLSLASARHFADRPSLLGRLGNRRTILLTALLMAALVMLVVRTDFEIEVTGQLFPDDRYRVFSPHDGTVEELSVDNESAVSTGQNLVRVRNPDLDLQLQQTAGNLETERVRLTSIQRSRTVSSSASGTLSLDQILGGESAVKQRITDLEQRMKLLTEQREGLTVQAQSDGIVYRANLKEELLSRPVRRGDFLFEVIPRNSAWHMELHIPDDVVGYVQQARAGQSSSLPVRFSCGCRRERRGRQHWNRWKTPLRSWTAG, from the coding sequence ATGTCCAGGTCGCTGAACGAATTTGAAGCACGACTTCTGGAAGCGGAGCGGCACATTCGCGAAAACGCTCCGTTTGCTGTGGTGTTTCGTGCCGCCGCGGCGGCGATGACCGAAATCGCCGGAGTCACCGGCTGTGCGGCGTGGGTTTCCATCGGCGACGGGCCGGTCCGGCTGGGCGTTGATGGTTCGTGCGGCGAACACACAACAGCCTATCCGAACGCTGTGGCCGCGTTTCTGACTTCGGAATGTCAGACAAAGTCGCTGCCGCTGCGCGAACTGGATCGAAAGCTGAACGGCGTGCTGCTGATCACTCCCGTCCGTCTGACGGAAGATCACCTGGCGGCGCTGGAAGTCCGCACTGCTTCCGACAAACCGGCGGAACCGCTGCTTCGCGAAGCCGCAGCTGCCGTCACCGATTGTCTGGCCGAAGCATTCCGCAACGTCATGCTGGACGATTTCCGCGTCCGGCTGAAGACCAGCAACGCGCTGCTGAGTCTGTGCCATCGACTTTACGAATGTCAGAGCCGCGATGCGTTTGCAATCGCTGCCGCGACGGAACTGCGATCGCTGCTGAACGTCGATCGTGTTGCGGTGCTGCGGAAACACAACGGCCACTGGACGATCGCAGCAGTGTCCGGCGTTGATACCGTCGACGAAAGCAGTCCGATCTGCCGAGCCATCCTGCAGTCCGCCGAATCGATCCTGTCTTCCAGTGATGTCGATTCGTGGATCTGCGCTCGCACTGCTCCGACGGCAAAAAGTTCTGCGTCGTCGGCCAGGGATGTCTCCGGCGAATCTCTGCGAACTCTGGCGCTGAGCGGCACCAGTCAGGTGCGAATCGTTCCGCTGGTTTCGAAAGGCGACACGAACCCGGTATCGTCCGCCACACAGGCGCCGGCGTGTCTGGTGCTGGAACTCTTTGGGGACACGACTCCCCCCGACGAACCATCCGTGGCTCTCGTGCGGCACCAGTTGTCTCTGGCCAGTGCCCGGCACTTTGCTGATCGTCCATCACTGCTGGGTCGACTGGGAAACCGACGCACGATTCTTTTGACTGCGCTGTTGATGGCCGCGCTGGTCATGCTGGTTGTCCGCACAGATTTTGAAATTGAAGTGACCGGTCAGTTGTTTCCCGACGACCGATACCGTGTCTTTAGTCCTCACGACGGAACCGTTGAGGAACTCAGCGTGGACAACGAGTCGGCGGTGTCGACGGGACAGAATCTGGTCCGCGTGCGAAATCCGGATCTGGATCTGCAGTTGCAGCAGACCGCCGGTAACCTGGAAACCGAACGCGTGCGGCTGACGTCGATTCAGCGGTCACGAACCGTCTCCTCCTCCGCGTCCGGCACGCTTTCGCTGGACCAGATTCTGGGAGGCGAAAGCGCCGTCAAACAGCGGATCACGGATCTGGAACAGAGAATGAAACTGCTGACCGAACAGCGCGAAGGGCTGACGGTTCAGGCTCAGTCCGACGGCATCGTCTATCGTGCGAATCTGAAGGAAGAGCTGCTTTCGCGCCCGGTCAGACGAGGCGATTTCCTGTTCGAAGTCATACCGCGGAATTCCGCATGGCATATGGAACTGCATATTCCTGACGATGTCGTCGGGTACGTTCAGCAGGCGCGGGCCGGTCAAAGCTCGTCACTGCCCGTGCGGTTTTCCTGCGGATGTCGCCGGGAACGTCGTGGGAGACAACACTGGAATCGCTGGAAAACACCGTTGAGGTCGTGGACAGCCGGCTGA
- a CDS encoding TolC family protein, with protein MTRHITDGSASSVLPMPHATLIVGCCIVSCLVTAGGCVSRDVLKETIANDTVKVDSISSRVDNFQPEVFSDVHISTPFTPRQRPNYDAIVYEDVTLDSVLSIAMSNSQVLRDLGGTMLRSPDALATRFTMPLQQTDPRFGMEAALAAFDAQFAMSGYFNNNDQTYNNSFFSGGTNTFRQDLHNYNAELSKATATGSRLALRSVSRYDSNNAPGNLFPSAFDTYLEGELRQPLLQGGGVQFNRIAGPGSTPGVYNGILLARVNNDISQADFEIAVRDYVSNVINAYWDLYFAYRDLDARTRAMNRALDAWKRLEANKDEESGARIALAREQYYRFKAEVDESISGRNLQGTQTRNGSTGGTLRGTEGVQVAERRLRLLTGMAVADGRMLRPIDEPEQAPILFDWDAVTNEAVAVRPELRKQQLRVRQREMELLAARNFLAPRLDAVGKYRFRGFGGDLINQGGNQAGMLPSSAVGNMLTGQLQEWQVGFEFTVPIGYRRAHLAVTNAELMLSRARVLQREQQKAVVHDLVNAVADAERAHEACENNMNRYLAAREVLKAYEVKEEAGQDLDIDRLLDAQRRALEAEIRYFQSKAEYALALKNVHFEKGSLMSANNLGIVDGNSSMVIGSTDVESVGEQPPQVQLAQAESPEPEPAGEQPADDSATSGKVRLVSASSDIDE; from the coding sequence ATGACTCGACACATCACAGACGGTTCCGCGAGTTCCGTTCTGCCAATGCCTCACGCGACTCTGATTGTGGGATGCTGCATTGTGAGCTGTCTGGTTACGGCCGGCGGCTGTGTCTCCCGGGATGTGCTGAAGGAGACGATCGCGAACGACACGGTGAAGGTTGATTCGATCTCATCGCGCGTCGACAACTTCCAGCCGGAAGTCTTTTCGGACGTGCATATTTCGACCCCGTTTACTCCCCGCCAGCGTCCGAATTATGACGCGATCGTTTACGAAGACGTCACGCTGGATTCGGTGCTGTCAATCGCAATGTCCAACAGTCAGGTGCTTCGCGACCTTGGCGGTACGATGCTGCGAAGTCCGGATGCTCTGGCCACGCGGTTTACGATGCCGCTGCAGCAGACGGATCCCCGGTTCGGCATGGAAGCCGCTCTTGCCGCGTTCGACGCTCAGTTCGCCATGTCCGGGTACTTCAACAACAACGACCAGACCTACAACAACTCCTTTTTTTCCGGCGGGACCAACACGTTCCGGCAGGACCTGCACAATTACAACGCGGAACTGTCCAAAGCAACGGCGACCGGTTCCCGTCTGGCGCTTCGCAGCGTTTCCAGGTATGACTCAAACAACGCACCGGGCAACCTGTTTCCCAGCGCGTTTGATACGTACCTGGAAGGCGAACTGCGTCAGCCGCTGCTGCAGGGCGGTGGAGTTCAGTTCAACCGAATTGCCGGTCCCGGCAGTACTCCCGGTGTTTACAATGGGATCCTCCTGGCTCGCGTCAACAACGATATTTCACAGGCGGACTTCGAAATCGCCGTGCGTGATTACGTTAGCAACGTGATCAACGCCTATTGGGACCTGTACTTTGCCTATCGCGACCTGGACGCCAGAACGCGCGCGATGAATCGAGCTCTGGACGCGTGGAAGCGTCTGGAAGCCAACAAGGACGAAGAAAGCGGAGCCCGCATTGCCCTGGCTCGCGAACAGTACTACCGCTTCAAGGCGGAAGTTGATGAATCCATCTCCGGTCGAAATCTTCAGGGCACGCAGACTCGCAACGGCAGCACCGGCGGAACTCTGCGAGGCACGGAAGGCGTCCAGGTGGCGGAACGGCGGCTGCGGCTGCTGACCGGCATGGCCGTCGCCGACGGACGCATGCTGCGCCCGATTGATGAACCGGAACAGGCACCGATTCTGTTCGACTGGGATGCCGTCACCAATGAAGCGGTGGCCGTCCGACCGGAACTGCGAAAGCAGCAGTTGCGAGTTCGGCAGCGTGAAATGGAACTGCTGGCCGCCCGGAACTTTCTGGCGCCGCGACTGGATGCCGTCGGCAAGTACCGCTTCCGGGGATTCGGCGGAGACCTGATCAACCAGGGCGGCAATCAGGCGGGAATGCTGCCTTCGTCCGCCGTCGGCAACATGCTGACCGGCCAGTTGCAGGAATGGCAGGTCGGCTTCGAATTCACGGTGCCGATCGGATACCGCCGTGCTCACCTGGCCGTCACCAACGCGGAACTGATGCTGTCCAGGGCACGAGTGCTGCAGCGTGAACAGCAGAAGGCCGTCGTGCATGATCTTGTCAACGCCGTTGCCGACGCGGAACGTGCTCACGAAGCCTGCGAAAACAACATGAACCGCTACCTGGCGGCCCGCGAAGTTCTGAAGGCGTACGAAGTCAAGGAAGAGGCGGGACAGGATCTGGACATCGATCGGCTGCTGGATGCTCAGCGACGCGCGCTGGAAGCGGAGATCCGTTACTTCCAGTCAAAGGCCGAATACGCTCTGGCGCTGAAGAATGTCCACTTCGAAAAAGGCAGTCTGATGTCCGCCAACAACCTGGGCATCGTCGACGGCAACTCGTCGATGGTCATCGGCAGCACGGATGTCGAATCAGTCGGCGAACAGCCGCCTCAGGTGCAGCTCGCTCAGGCGGAATCTCCGGAACCGGAACCGGCCGGCGAACAGCCTGCCGACGACAGCGCAACGTCGGGAAAAGTCCGACTCGTTTCCGCCAGCAGCGACATCGACGAATAG
- a CDS encoding HlyD family efflux transporter periplasmic adaptor subunit, which translates to MNTDRGSAESQREFGRAAATNSPSPATVDAAADDAAARRNQTPIRWRMRPDLTCMPHENGGWILKDPLQPAHTFLDSHEYLALRALDGRIDMNGWKQLLQTQFPDHEIDEQELWTFLRRLIRQQLLVATVTGDSPRVLAALEQKRRTRRWTAPLKLMRLRLPLMDPTSLLKSIEPRLAFLYTRAAAVCFAILLLTAGTLVTVRFDDFRQGLPNLSTFASRENILLILAAFIVVKCCHELAHALTCVHFGAECRECGIMMLTFTPVLYTNVSDSWSLNRSHRLAVTAAGIVLELTIASLCVLLWWFAAPGTTRLLLMNTILLCSVTTVLFNGNPLLRFDGYFLLADLTGIPNLYQQASARVSQLARRYLFGVTDGLTSIRSRQTAFLTVYGLLAAAYRLLITFAIVKIVRTFARQWQQEAAGQLLSWFILATFLVMPLALFVGNTAVTALRQRRGLRPLLHTIAFCAVAWLVLSFRWPYSVTAPCTFLPKGEAIYVTVPGDVISFADYGQVVQAGDEIARLSNTDIDLRVQAVEAELRQHENILASLETVRASDRKNDLATTAEAIAEVKSRLASLREQARKLSVEASTAGVLLPPQERVPQPDGRQLSSWTGLPLTHQNRNAHLDRGTVLGHIGDPRELWVVAFVDEAEVEFVAPGSLTTVASLSGANERFQTIIEEVSQETADSVPIQISVAGLNKWRRAPHDAAPPLFRCSGVLTVRDSQPVPNLYSVGQVRIHGAERSLLERLRRYLARTF; encoded by the coding sequence ATGAACACGGACCGCGGCAGCGCAGAATCGCAGCGAGAATTCGGCCGTGCCGCTGCGACGAATTCACCATCCCCGGCGACGGTCGACGCCGCCGCTGACGACGCCGCGGCGCGCAGAAATCAGACACCCATCCGATGGCGAATGCGACCGGATCTGACCTGCATGCCTCACGAAAACGGAGGCTGGATTCTGAAGGATCCGCTGCAGCCGGCTCACACGTTTCTGGATTCGCACGAGTACCTGGCTCTGCGCGCGCTCGACGGCCGGATCGACATGAACGGCTGGAAACAACTGCTGCAGACTCAGTTTCCCGATCATGAAATTGACGAACAGGAACTGTGGACCTTTCTTCGCCGGCTGATTCGTCAGCAACTGCTGGTTGCCACCGTCACCGGAGATTCACCGCGCGTGCTGGCGGCGCTGGAGCAAAAGCGCAGAACGCGTCGCTGGACCGCACCGCTGAAACTGATGCGTCTGCGATTGCCGCTGATGGACCCGACGTCGCTGCTGAAAAGCATCGAGCCGCGGCTGGCCTTCCTGTACACACGCGCGGCGGCGGTGTGTTTCGCGATTCTGCTGCTGACCGCGGGCACTCTGGTCACTGTCCGGTTCGACGACTTCCGACAGGGACTGCCGAATCTGTCGACGTTCGCCAGCCGCGAAAACATCCTGCTGATCCTGGCAGCATTCATCGTCGTGAAATGCTGTCACGAACTGGCGCACGCTCTGACCTGTGTCCACTTCGGCGCGGAGTGCCGTGAATGCGGCATCATGATGCTGACGTTTACTCCGGTGCTGTACACCAACGTTTCTGATTCGTGGTCGCTGAATAGGTCTCATCGCCTTGCGGTCACGGCAGCCGGCATCGTTCTGGAACTGACGATTGCGTCGCTCTGCGTGCTGCTGTGGTGGTTCGCCGCTCCGGGAACAACTCGTCTTCTGCTGATGAACACGATTCTGCTGTGTTCCGTGACGACCGTGCTGTTCAACGGCAATCCGCTGCTGCGTTTCGACGGCTATTTTCTGCTGGCGGATCTCACGGGCATCCCGAATCTGTATCAGCAGGCGTCCGCGCGAGTCAGCCAGCTTGCTCGACGATATCTGTTCGGCGTCACGGACGGATTGACGTCGATTCGATCCCGGCAGACGGCGTTTCTGACCGTTTATGGGCTGCTGGCGGCGGCCTATCGCCTGCTGATCACGTTCGCGATCGTGAAGATCGTGCGCACGTTTGCCAGACAATGGCAGCAGGAAGCCGCGGGGCAGCTGTTGTCGTGGTTCATCCTGGCGACGTTTCTGGTGATGCCGCTGGCGTTGTTCGTCGGCAACACGGCCGTCACAGCCCTGAGACAGCGGCGCGGCCTTCGACCGCTGCTGCACACGATCGCATTCTGCGCCGTTGCATGGCTGGTGTTGAGTTTTCGCTGGCCGTATTCCGTGACGGCTCCGTGTACGTTTCTTCCCAAAGGAGAAGCGATCTACGTCACGGTTCCGGGTGACGTCATTTCGTTCGCCGACTATGGACAGGTGGTGCAGGCCGGTGACGAGATCGCCCGTCTTTCGAACACGGACATTGACCTGCGCGTGCAGGCGGTGGAAGCGGAACTTCGGCAGCATGAAAACATTCTGGCATCGCTGGAGACCGTTCGAGCGTCCGATCGGAAAAACGACCTTGCCACGACGGCGGAAGCAATCGCCGAAGTGAAATCACGGCTGGCATCGCTCCGTGAACAGGCGCGGAAACTCAGCGTCGAGGCATCGACAGCCGGCGTACTGCTGCCGCCGCAGGAACGTGTTCCGCAGCCTGATGGACGGCAGCTTTCCTCGTGGACCGGACTGCCGCTGACGCACCAAAACCGGAATGCCCATCTGGATCGCGGCACGGTGCTCGGCCATATCGGTGACCCTCGTGAATTGTGGGTCGTGGCATTCGTCGATGAAGCGGAAGTCGAATTTGTCGCACCCGGCTCGCTGACGACAGTCGCGTCCCTCTCGGGAGCAAACGAACGCTTTCAAACGATCATCGAGGAAGTCTCTCAGGAAACGGCCGATTCGGTCCCCATCCAGATCTCCGTCGCCGGCTTGAATAAGTGGCGACGCGCACCGCACGACGCCGCTCCGCCGTTGTTTCGCTGTTCCGGTGTCCTGACGGTCAGGGATTCGCAACCCGTGCCGAACCTGTATTCCGTCGGGCAAGTCCGGATTCACGGAGCGGAACGATCGCTGCTGGAACGCCT